In a single window of the Acinetobacter tibetensis genome:
- a CDS encoding O-acetylhomoserine aminocarboxypropyltransferase/cysteine synthase family protein, translating to MTYKDETLAIHAGYSPEATTKAVAVPIYQTTSYAFDNTQHGADLFDLKVQGNIYTRIMNPTTAVLEQRLAALEGGIGALALASGMAAITYAIQTITEAGDNIASVSTLYGGTYNLFAHTLPKQGIEVRFFDYQDPEALRGLIDEKTKLVFVESIGNPLGNIIDLEAIAKIAHEYGVPVVVDNTVATPALLKPFEYGADIVIHSLTKYIGGHGNSIGGAIVDSGKFPWGKYPERFKVLNTPDPSYHGVNYVEALGEAAYIARARVVPLRNTGAAISPLSVFLILQGLETLNLRMERHTYNAQKVAEYLQAHPKVKWVNYAGLKDHPQHGLAQKYVKGQPSAILSFGVQDGREGGTRFIDALQLFTRLVNIGDAKSLACHPATTTHRQLNEVELKSAGVSIDMVRLSVGIEHIDDLLADLEQALAKV from the coding sequence ATGACCTATAAAGACGAAACTTTAGCCATTCATGCAGGTTACAGCCCTGAAGCCACCACCAAAGCAGTGGCCGTACCGATTTATCAAACCACCTCTTATGCCTTTGATAATACGCAACATGGTGCGGATTTATTTGACCTTAAAGTCCAAGGCAATATTTATACCCGAATTATGAACCCGACCACTGCGGTGCTAGAACAACGTTTGGCCGCACTCGAAGGGGGTATTGGTGCGTTAGCCTTAGCATCTGGCATGGCAGCCATTACTTACGCCATTCAAACCATTACCGAAGCAGGTGACAACATTGCTTCAGTGTCGACCTTGTACGGTGGTACGTATAACCTGTTTGCGCATACCTTGCCGAAACAAGGTATTGAAGTTCGTTTCTTTGATTATCAAGATCCAGAAGCCTTACGCGGTTTAATTGATGAAAAAACTAAATTGGTCTTTGTTGAATCGATTGGTAATCCACTGGGCAATATTATTGACCTAGAAGCCATTGCCAAAATTGCGCATGAATATGGTGTGCCTGTGGTGGTTGATAATACCGTTGCGACTCCTGCACTGCTCAAACCATTTGAATATGGTGCAGATATTGTGATTCATTCACTCACCAAATATATTGGCGGGCATGGTAACTCGATTGGCGGTGCAATTGTCGATAGCGGCAAGTTCCCTTGGGGCAAATATCCTGAACGCTTTAAAGTGTTGAATACGCCTGACCCGAGTTATCACGGCGTGAACTATGTCGAAGCTTTAGGTGAAGCCGCTTATATCGCACGTGCCCGTGTGGTGCCATTACGTAATACGGGTGCTGCAATTAGCCCTTTAAGCGTGTTCTTGATTCTACAAGGCTTAGAAACTTTAAACTTGCGTATGGAACGTCATACCTACAATGCCCAAAAAGTGGCGGAATATTTGCAAGCCCATCCTAAAGTAAAATGGGTCAACTATGCCGGACTGAAAGACCATCCTCAACATGGTTTGGCACAAAAATATGTCAAAGGTCAGCCCTCTGCGATTTTATCCTTTGGGGTACAAGATGGTCGTGAAGGTGGGACGCGCTTTATTGATGCGCTACAACTGTTTACACGCTTAGTCAATATCGGTGATGCAAAAAGTCTGGCGTGCCACCCTGCCACCACCACTCATCGCCAATTGAATGAAGTGGAATTAAAATCTGCTGGAGTGAGTATTGATATGGTTCGTCTTTCTGTCGGCATTGAACATATTGATGATCTGCTTGCTGATTTAGAACAAGCTTTAGCCAAGGTCTAA
- the ettA gene encoding energy-dependent translational throttle protein EttA → MAQYIYTMNRVSKMVPPKREILKDISLSFFPGAKIGVLGLNGAGKSTLLRIMAGVDKDFSGEARAQPGIKIGYLEQEPPLDPNKDVRGNVEDGLREPLDALARLDEVFAEYAAEDADFDKLAKEQEKLEAIIHSWDAHNLSNQMDQAAAALNLPAWDADVTLLSGGERRRVALCRLLLSKPDMLLLDEPTNHLDAESVSWLERFLKDFAGTIVAITHDRYFLDNVAEWILELDRGMGIPYQGNYSSWLEQKNARLEQENKQEESFAKALKKELEWVRSNAKGQQKKNKARMERFEELNSREFQQRNETSEIYIPPGPRLGNKVVEVEGISKSFDGRLLYENLSFTVPPTAIVGIVGPNGAGKTTLFRMMTGEQQPDTGTVTLGESVKVAYVGQIRDTLDNNKTVWEEVSGGLDILRIGDYEIASRAYIGRFNFKGQDQQKRVGELSGGERNRLQLAKILQMGANVILLDEPSNDLDIETLRALEDAILVFPGTVMVVSHDRWFLDRIATHILSFENEQPEFYEGNYAEYEAYRLARLGDDAVQKRTKYKKIGG, encoded by the coding sequence GTGGCCCAATATATTTATACGATGAACCGAGTGTCTAAGATGGTTCCGCCTAAGCGCGAAATCTTAAAAGACATCTCTTTGTCATTTTTCCCGGGTGCAAAAATTGGTGTACTTGGTTTAAACGGTGCAGGTAAATCGACCTTGCTTCGTATTATGGCGGGCGTAGACAAAGATTTCTCTGGTGAAGCGCGTGCGCAACCAGGTATCAAAATTGGTTATCTAGAGCAAGAACCACCGCTCGATCCAAATAAAGACGTTCGTGGCAACGTAGAAGATGGTTTACGTGAACCATTAGATGCTTTGGCGCGTTTGGACGAAGTGTTTGCAGAATATGCGGCTGAAGATGCAGACTTTGATAAGTTAGCGAAAGAACAAGAAAAATTAGAAGCGATTATCCATTCATGGGATGCGCATAACCTCAGCAACCAAATGGATCAAGCCGCAGCTGCGTTGAACCTTCCAGCTTGGGATGCTGACGTGACTTTACTGTCAGGTGGTGAGCGTCGTCGTGTTGCACTGTGTCGTTTGCTTTTATCTAAGCCAGACATGTTGCTTCTAGACGAACCGACGAACCATTTGGATGCAGAGTCTGTGTCTTGGTTAGAGCGTTTCTTGAAAGACTTTGCGGGCACCATTGTGGCGATTACGCATGACCGTTATTTCTTGGATAACGTAGCGGAATGGATTCTTGAGCTTGACCGTGGTATGGGTATTCCGTATCAAGGTAACTATTCTTCTTGGTTAGAGCAAAAGAATGCGCGTCTAGAACAAGAGAATAAGCAAGAAGAGTCTTTTGCTAAAGCATTGAAGAAAGAACTTGAATGGGTTCGTTCAAATGCCAAAGGTCAACAAAAGAAAAACAAAGCGCGTATGGAGCGTTTTGAAGAGCTTAACTCACGCGAATTCCAACAGCGTAACGAAACCTCTGAAATCTATATTCCACCTGGTCCACGTCTAGGCAATAAAGTGGTAGAAGTGGAAGGCATCAGCAAATCATTTGATGGTCGCCTACTGTACGAAAACCTTAGCTTTACCGTACCGCCTACCGCAATTGTGGGTATCGTGGGTCCAAACGGTGCAGGTAAAACCACTTTATTCCGTATGATGACGGGTGAACAACAGCCAGACACTGGTACGGTGACTTTGGGTGAGTCGGTTAAAGTGGCGTATGTGGGTCAGATTCGTGACACTTTAGATAACAACAAAACGGTTTGGGAAGAAGTTTCTGGCGGTTTGGATATCTTAAGAATTGGCGATTATGAAATTGCATCACGTGCTTATATCGGTCGTTTTAACTTTAAAGGCCAAGATCAGCAAAAACGTGTAGGCGAATTGTCAGGGGGTGAGCGTAACCGTTTACAACTGGCGAAAATCCTGCAAATGGGCGCAAACGTGATCTTACTGGATGAGCCATCGAACGACTTGGATATCGAAACTTTACGTGCGCTTGAAGATGCCATTTTGGTATTCCCAGGTACAGTGATGGTGGTATCGCATGACCGTTGGTTCCTTGACCGTATTGCAACGCACATTTTGTCATTTGAAAACGAGCAGCCTGAGTTCTACGAAGGCAACTATGCTGAGTATGAAGCATACCGTTTGGCTCGTTTAGGCGACGATGCGGTACAAAAGCGTACCAAATACAAAAAAATCGGTGGTTAA
- a CDS encoding tetratricopeptide repeat protein, giving the protein MNMEYLKTVWTLLFHTPYHDLVTPIFDHAGEHEYQRGLHFEQLALCEHYHVFMQKNVLQTAAPIQIDHSPMSSSNSRNAMWYFLRSALRGHPEAEFKMGIGYLNGQLGLDRNYDKAEKWLKKAARDGHPDAKRCLYDAYSELAFS; this is encoded by the coding sequence ATGAATATGGAATACCTCAAAACAGTATGGACACTGTTATTTCACACTCCCTATCACGACTTGGTAACACCTATATTTGATCATGCAGGTGAACACGAATATCAACGTGGATTGCATTTCGAGCAACTGGCATTATGTGAACATTACCATGTATTCATGCAAAAGAATGTCTTGCAAACGGCAGCCCCGATACAGATCGACCACAGCCCAATGTCGTCCAGTAACAGCCGTAATGCGATGTGGTATTTTCTCCGTTCTGCTTTACGCGGTCACCCCGAAGCAGAATTTAAAATGGGCATTGGCTACTTAAATGGGCAATTAGGTTTAGATCGTAATTATGATAAAGCCGAGAAGTGGTTAAAAAAAGCCGCACGAGATGGTCATCCAGATGCGAAGCGCTGTCTGTATGATGCCTATAGTGAATTGGCTTTTTCTTAA
- a CDS encoding cation efflux protein, CzcI-like, which produces MKRSRLFVTVLFSLFMFQSLWNVAAAFCVHEEPKRVSTMPHFGHHATASCESIAHGVLQKSTTQDTSSFDLAAFAQDDHSDHLPSFAHVILTEAQQSALSPVFIPQLVQVQFNWQNLYQSPHLFLTNPPPVLTPL; this is translated from the coding sequence GTGAAACGTTCTCGTCTTTTTGTCACCGTATTGTTCAGTTTGTTCATGTTTCAAAGTCTTTGGAACGTGGCAGCGGCATTTTGTGTGCATGAAGAGCCCAAGCGCGTGAGTACGATGCCGCATTTTGGACATCATGCAACAGCCAGTTGCGAGTCTATAGCGCATGGAGTACTACAAAAAAGTACAACTCAAGACACATCTTCCTTTGATTTGGCGGCCTTTGCACAAGACGATCATAGCGATCATTTACCTTCTTTTGCACATGTGATTCTGACCGAAGCTCAGCAGTCGGCTTTATCTCCCGTTTTTATTCCCCAATTGGTTCAGGTTCAGTTTAACTGGCAAAATCTGTATCAATCGCCCCATTTATTCCTCACCAATCCACCTCCTGTTTTAACCCCGCTATAG
- a CDS encoding TolC family protein, translating to MSFKTSKVPDFDPVRVSMRAIGLALSVAFCSLPVWAGQQSPLTLSQAIQRSAEYQQTQGVWKTQQQIATAHIKQAKLWINPELSIEQTGFNSDQDRELALGLSQRLDIFGERKTKQKRAQIAQQQIGLKQQIYQAELELAVKYLWSQLAIYELERQVVQEQLRVSEENLDAIQKRYQAGSVAQVDVDRARLSHAESLRLFRQADLQVQLAKQYLSSAWGERDQSVAVALSPQHVWPTTTAQQVQQHLTANLMEKNRQLLLLDSHAKIEQLKAQARPSPTVNVGVNRSRSVETNADNALVVGVSIPLNLFDRQQYGKEIAQAQQVQLEQQQEFYLKQNALQVGTLLTELQGLEVQFNVLQRTQLPLAQTVQQKTLQGFKVGKFALLDVQQATLQLQEVRLRKVQLLKDAWQRALEAESLSLGIDPNLVMNKDAIAQLNQSLWQDTQALSDIGGGN from the coding sequence ATGTCTTTTAAAACTTCGAAAGTTCCAGATTTCGATCCTGTGCGCGTGTCTATGCGTGCAATAGGCTTGGCACTGAGCGTAGCGTTTTGCAGTTTGCCTGTATGGGCGGGTCAGCAGTCGCCACTCACGTTGTCGCAAGCCATACAACGTTCAGCAGAGTATCAACAGACCCAAGGCGTATGGAAAACGCAACAGCAAATTGCCACTGCGCATATAAAACAGGCAAAGCTGTGGATAAATCCAGAGTTGTCCATAGAGCAAACCGGCTTTAATTCTGATCAAGATCGGGAACTGGCATTGGGTCTTTCTCAGCGTCTGGATATTTTTGGTGAACGCAAGACCAAGCAAAAACGTGCGCAAATTGCCCAACAGCAGATTGGGCTGAAACAACAGATCTATCAAGCCGAATTGGAATTGGCCGTCAAATACTTGTGGTCACAATTGGCGATCTATGAATTGGAACGTCAGGTGGTACAAGAGCAATTACGGGTTAGTGAAGAAAATCTAGATGCCATTCAAAAGCGTTATCAGGCAGGCAGTGTGGCACAGGTCGATGTTGATCGTGCTCGCTTGAGTCATGCCGAAAGTTTGCGTTTGTTCCGACAAGCTGATTTACAAGTCCAGTTGGCAAAACAGTATTTGTCGAGTGCTTGGGGAGAACGAGATCAGTCAGTGGCTGTTGCACTTAGCCCACAGCACGTATGGCCTACAACGACAGCTCAGCAAGTCCAGCAGCATTTAACCGCCAATTTAATGGAAAAAAATCGGCAATTATTGTTGCTTGATTCACATGCCAAAATTGAGCAATTGAAAGCTCAAGCACGTCCCAGCCCTACTGTGAATGTGGGTGTGAATCGCAGTCGATCGGTAGAAACGAATGCGGACAATGCCTTAGTGGTCGGTGTTTCCATTCCTTTAAATCTATTTGACCGTCAGCAATATGGCAAGGAAATCGCGCAGGCACAGCAAGTTCAGCTAGAGCAGCAACAGGAATTTTATCTGAAGCAAAATGCCTTGCAGGTGGGGACTTTACTGACGGAATTACAAGGTCTAGAAGTGCAGTTTAATGTGTTGCAACGGACGCAACTGCCTTTAGCACAAACCGTTCAGCAAAAGACGCTACAAGGCTTTAAGGTCGGTAAATTTGCACTTTTGGATGTACAGCAAGCCACCTTGCAATTGCAAGAGGTACGCCTGCGTAAAGTACAACTATTAAAAGATGCTTGGCAGCGCGCACTTGAAGCGGAAAGCCTCAGTTTAGGCATTGATCCGAATCTGGTCATGAACAAAGATGCGATTGCACAATTAAATCAAAGCCTGTGGCAAGACACACAGGCATTATCAGATATTGGTGGGGGAAATTAA
- a CDS encoding efflux RND transporter periplasmic adaptor subunit, with product MLNLSNKRLNQQGKISQKLLMILAIVVTAVVSIAVLFLTQKSSTKEDEHGHAEAEEHADEEGRQDTEEHDVAIALTAKQVTEQGIRLAVAELGPVMKSAAYPAKLVVNTDRQAHVAPAFAGHVETVYVELGQQVAKGQALASLLVPDLVDQQASLQVEQANLELARQDYEREKKLWSEGISAKQDYQRAYNAYQQAQIQVRATRSRLSAFGAQANSQGRYVLKAPIAGVISQKDLVVGENVQLADQLFVIDQLDQLWLEFIAPSSEFATIVPNQNIEFKSLQTGHVFKAQIQSLNSQADAQTGRLQVRAKVLSNAAELRPNLMVNVQLQQQQAQQGLRILASAVQQVEGKDAVFVATQHQQKLEFMPQAVTLGARSSDGQWIEVQSGLNKGQRYAAQGSFLLKSELEKGEASHAH from the coding sequence ATGTTGAATTTGAGCAATAAGAGATTAAATCAACAGGGGAAAATCTCCCAAAAACTGTTAATGATATTGGCGATCGTGGTTACGGCAGTGGTGTCTATAGCGGTGTTGTTCTTGACGCAAAAGTCATCGACGAAGGAAGATGAGCACGGACACGCTGAAGCAGAAGAACATGCCGATGAAGAAGGGCGTCAGGATACGGAGGAACATGATGTTGCAATTGCCTTAACGGCTAAACAGGTGACCGAACAAGGTATTCGACTGGCTGTTGCAGAGTTGGGTCCTGTCATGAAATCGGCAGCTTATCCTGCCAAACTGGTGGTGAATACTGACCGCCAAGCGCATGTAGCGCCTGCATTTGCAGGGCATGTCGAAACCGTCTATGTCGAATTGGGGCAGCAGGTCGCGAAAGGACAAGCACTTGCCAGTTTATTGGTGCCAGATCTGGTGGATCAACAAGCCAGTTTACAAGTGGAACAAGCCAATTTGGAATTGGCACGACAAGATTATGAGCGCGAGAAAAAGTTATGGTCAGAAGGTATTTCTGCCAAGCAGGATTATCAACGTGCCTATAACGCCTATCAGCAAGCGCAGATTCAGGTCAGAGCAACACGCTCACGTTTATCTGCATTTGGTGCTCAAGCGAACAGCCAAGGGCGTTATGTGTTAAAGGCACCCATCGCAGGTGTGATCAGTCAGAAAGATTTGGTGGTGGGCGAGAATGTACAACTGGCTGATCAATTGTTTGTGATTGATCAGTTGGATCAATTGTGGCTGGAATTTATTGCGCCGAGCAGTGAATTTGCCACAATTGTGCCAAATCAAAATATTGAGTTTAAATCCTTACAAACAGGGCATGTATTTAAGGCACAGATTCAAAGCTTAAATAGTCAAGCCGATGCGCAAACGGGGCGTCTACAAGTCCGTGCAAAAGTCTTATCCAATGCAGCAGAATTACGTCCAAATTTAATGGTGAATGTGCAGTTGCAACAGCAACAAGCCCAACAGGGACTGCGTATTCTTGCCAGTGCGGTACAGCAAGTGGAAGGGAAAGATGCGGTGTTTGTGGCAACGCAGCATCAACAAAAGCTGGAATTTATGCCTCAAGCTGTAACTTTGGGCGCTCGTTCTAGTGATGGTCAATGGATAGAGGTGCAATCTGGTTTAAATAAGGGGCAACGATACGCAGCACAAGGCAGCTTCTTACTCAAGTCTGAATTAGAAAAAGGGGAGGCGAGCCATGCACACTAA
- a CDS encoding efflux RND transporter permease subunit, protein MHTKQPLPQEVDPTQLAPDGLPAPEGWFDHIIQFSIRNAIWVMLFVLTWIGVGIYSYQQLPIDAVPDITNTQVQINTQATGFTALEVEQRITYPIENAMAGLPELQQTRSISRYGLSQVTIIFQDGTDIYWARQLINQRLQEAQAELPEAIIPTMSPISTGLGEIYQWVIKAEPNARKADGTAYSAMDLREIQDWIVRPQLQRVAGVAEVNSIGGYNKTYVVTPDLQRLQQLQIPLSELQTALTENNENRGAGFIEQNGQQLTVRVPGTLTDIKAIQNVSIANKNGFPIRVADVATVSIGHDLRTGAATYNGEETVLGIAMMMMGENSRTVAQAVDAKLKQVQQSLPQGVVIETVYDRTSLVDRAIQTVQKNLVEGAILVIVILFLFLGNFRAALITACVIPLSMLFTLTGMAQQNISANLMSLGALDFGIIVDGAVVIVENCIRRLAEAQHRHRRLLTRSERFREVFLAAKQARRPLIFGQLIILVVYFPIFALSGVEAKLFHPMAMTVVLALIGAILLSISFVPAAVALWVTGEIKEKESRWMLWLKQQYTRLLNWAYEFKALVLTLALCILFFTGVLATQVGSEFAPQLSEGDFAVQQMRSPSTGLEQSLRMQENTEKLLLKKFPEIKAIFARTGTAEVATDVMPPNISDAIVLLKPREQWPDAKQSLDELRQRMIAFLATLPGNNSEFSQPIELRFNELISGVRSDVGVKIFGDDMQVLNQQATQIAEKIQRISGATAVNVEQTGGLPLLNVEVNPALAAQYGLSVKAIQDLVVTSVGGQNIGQILQGDRRFDFVIRLDDPQRTPEHLAVLPLQTANGGLIQLQDVAKVETILGINQVSREDGKRRMVVTANVEGRDLGSFVQELQTTLAEQPLPEGYWLDYGGQFENLISAKNRMLWVVPLALIAIFILLMAVFHNVKESLLVFTGVPFALCGGLIALWLRDIPLSMSAGVGFIALSGVAVLNGLVMLTFIKELRQHLDIYHATWQGAILRLRPVLMTACVASLGFIPMALATGTGAEVQRPLATVVIGGILSSTMLTLVLLPILYRWMHETKAP, encoded by the coding sequence ATGCACACTAAACAGCCGCTTCCGCAAGAGGTTGATCCTACTCAACTTGCTCCAGATGGTTTGCCAGCGCCAGAAGGATGGTTTGATCACATCATCCAGTTTTCTATTCGCAATGCTATTTGGGTCATGCTCTTTGTGCTGACGTGGATTGGGGTAGGGATTTACAGCTATCAACAATTGCCAATTGATGCTGTGCCTGACATTACCAATACGCAGGTGCAAATTAATACCCAAGCCACAGGTTTTACTGCCTTAGAGGTCGAGCAACGAATTACCTATCCCATAGAAAATGCCATGGCAGGGTTACCTGAGTTACAGCAAACTCGTTCTATTTCGCGTTATGGTTTGTCTCAGGTCACCATTATTTTTCAGGATGGCACCGATATTTATTGGGCAAGGCAGTTGATCAATCAGCGTCTACAAGAAGCACAGGCGGAACTTCCCGAAGCCATTATTCCGACCATGTCGCCTATTTCTACGGGGCTGGGTGAAATTTATCAATGGGTGATTAAAGCAGAACCAAATGCACGTAAGGCAGATGGTACGGCGTATAGCGCCATGGATTTACGTGAAATTCAGGACTGGATTGTCCGCCCACAACTGCAACGTGTCGCAGGTGTTGCGGAGGTCAACTCAATTGGTGGGTATAACAAAACCTATGTGGTTACTCCAGATTTACAGCGCTTACAGCAATTGCAAATTCCACTCAGCGAGTTACAAACTGCGCTGACGGAAAATAATGAAAACCGTGGTGCGGGCTTTATTGAACAGAATGGGCAGCAACTGACGGTACGGGTGCCAGGTACACTCACGGATATCAAAGCGATTCAAAATGTCAGCATTGCCAATAAAAATGGTTTTCCGATTCGGGTGGCTGATGTTGCCACAGTGTCCATAGGTCATGATTTACGTACAGGCGCGGCAACCTATAACGGAGAAGAAACGGTATTGGGCATCGCGATGATGATGATGGGCGAAAACAGCCGCACCGTCGCCCAAGCCGTAGATGCCAAATTGAAACAAGTACAACAGTCTTTACCTCAAGGTGTGGTCATTGAAACCGTATATGACCGTACCAGTCTGGTCGATCGTGCGATACAAACCGTACAGAAAAATCTGGTCGAAGGTGCAATTCTGGTTATTGTGATTCTGTTTTTATTTCTGGGGAATTTCCGCGCTGCACTGATCACCGCCTGTGTGATTCCACTTTCGATGCTATTTACCTTAACAGGAATGGCGCAACAGAACATTAGTGCCAATTTGATGAGTTTGGGTGCACTGGATTTTGGCATCATCGTAGATGGTGCTGTGGTGATTGTGGAAAACTGTATTCGCAGATTAGCAGAAGCCCAGCATCGACATCGACGTTTACTTACTCGCTCCGAACGTTTCCGAGAAGTATTTTTAGCAGCGAAACAGGCACGACGACCATTAATTTTTGGGCAACTGATTATTTTGGTGGTGTATTTCCCGATTTTTGCCCTGTCTGGGGTAGAAGCCAAACTGTTTCACCCCATGGCCATGACGGTTGTGTTAGCCCTGATCGGTGCCATTCTTCTCTCGATCAGTTTTGTCCCTGCCGCGGTAGCATTATGGGTCACAGGAGAGATCAAGGAAAAGGAAAGTCGCTGGATGCTCTGGCTCAAGCAGCAGTACACACGATTACTGAATTGGGCGTATGAATTCAAAGCTTTGGTACTGACCCTTGCCTTGTGTATTTTATTTTTTACAGGTGTGCTTGCCACACAGGTGGGGAGTGAGTTCGCACCGCAATTGAGCGAAGGGGATTTTGCGGTACAACAAATGCGTTCACCCAGTACAGGCTTAGAACAGTCTTTGCGTATGCAGGAAAATACTGAAAAGCTATTGTTAAAAAAATTCCCTGAAATCAAAGCAATTTTTGCGCGCACAGGAACCGCAGAGGTCGCAACAGATGTGATGCCCCCCAATATTTCCGATGCGATTGTATTGTTAAAGCCACGTGAGCAATGGCCAGACGCCAAACAAAGCCTCGATGAGCTACGTCAACGCATGATCGCTTTTCTGGCGACTTTACCGGGCAATAACAGTGAGTTTTCTCAACCGATTGAACTACGTTTTAATGAGCTGATTTCGGGTGTACGCAGTGATGTTGGGGTCAAGATTTTTGGCGATGATATGCAGGTGTTGAATCAGCAGGCGACACAGATTGCAGAAAAAATTCAGCGCATTTCAGGCGCAACGGCGGTCAATGTTGAGCAAACTGGCGGTCTTCCTTTATTGAATGTAGAGGTGAACCCAGCCTTAGCTGCGCAATATGGTTTGTCGGTCAAAGCGATTCAAGATTTGGTGGTAACCAGCGTGGGTGGTCAAAACATTGGACAAATTTTACAAGGTGATCGACGCTTTGATTTTGTCATTCGTTTAGACGACCCACAGCGAACGCCTGAACATTTAGCCGTATTACCGCTACAAACCGCAAATGGAGGACTCATTCAACTACAAGACGTGGCTAAAGTTGAAACCATTTTGGGCATAAATCAAGTGAGCCGTGAAGATGGTAAACGCCGTATGGTGGTGACCGCCAATGTCGAAGGGCGTGATTTGGGTTCATTTGTACAGGAGCTACAAACGACGCTGGCAGAGCAGCCTTTACCCGAAGGTTATTGGTTGGATTATGGTGGACAGTTCGAAAATTTAATCTCGGCTAAAAACCGGATGCTCTGGGTGGTGCCTTTGGCCTTAATTGCAATTTTTATTCTACTGATGGCCGTGTTTCACAACGTCAAAGAGAGCTTGCTGGTGTTTACTGGGGTGCCATTTGCGCTGTGTGGCGGTTTGATTGCTTTATGGTTGCGTGATATTCCACTTTCAATGTCAGCAGGTGTAGGTTTTATTGCTTTATCAGGTGTTGCGGTCTTGAATGGTCTGGTCATGCTGACTTTTATCAAAGAGCTAAGACAGCATTTAGATATTTACCATGCCACATGGCAAGGTGCAATTTTGCGTTTACGCCCCGTGTTGATGACGGCTTGTGTTGCTTCATTGGGGTTCATCCCCATGGCTTTGGCGACAGGAACAGGGGCGGAAGTACAACGGCCTTTAGCAACAGTCGTGATTGGCGGGATTTTATCTTCAACGATGCTGACCTTGGTGCTCTTGCCAATTTTGTATCGTTGGATGCATGAAACCAAAGCACCTTAA
- a CDS encoding DUF4198 domain-containing protein has product MKKIVILSGVLLSSYGFAHEPYVAPLAFTTDNTQIPVIAAYAEQALQAEYALQDPQFTIIQPDQKQATVQPSTTLKSATTFDLPLPEKGTYTVFAKTSYPIQYVQHNKQWKILADATADQVPPLSERDYVIASDFNGKLPKKVDTVREWTLQTYISKQSTSTIAASSAPIQVNFSTHPNALIAQQAVQLQIHKANKPLAQAELVVRAQGATEAQALNIPVQNNGSANITFPHAGNYLIEVSEKFGSKATPKNQYATMISVHVAQANS; this is encoded by the coding sequence ATGAAAAAAATTGTTATTCTTTCTGGGGTACTGCTGAGCAGCTATGGCTTTGCACATGAACCTTATGTCGCACCATTGGCCTTTACCACGGACAACACCCAAATTCCTGTTATTGCAGCTTATGCAGAGCAAGCCTTACAAGCAGAATATGCACTCCAAGATCCGCAATTTACCATTATTCAACCCGACCAAAAACAAGCCACCGTACAGCCCTCTACAACCTTAAAATCGGCCACCACCTTTGATTTACCTCTCCCAGAAAAAGGCACCTATACGGTTTTTGCTAAGACCAGTTACCCGATCCAATATGTTCAGCATAATAAACAATGGAAAATTTTAGCCGATGCTACAGCAGATCAAGTCCCGCCTTTAAGTGAACGGGATTATGTGATTGCCAGTGACTTTAACGGCAAACTGCCCAAAAAAGTAGACACCGTTCGTGAATGGACCTTGCAGACTTATATCAGCAAACAATCGACTTCTACGATTGCTGCGAGTTCAGCACCGATTCAAGTCAATTTTTCTACCCATCCAAATGCACTGATCGCGCAGCAAGCGGTTCAGCTCCAAATTCATAAAGCCAACAAACCTTTAGCTCAGGCTGAGTTAGTGGTTCGTGCTCAAGGTGCGACTGAAGCTCAAGCACTCAATATTCCTGTACAAAATAATGGCAGTGCCAATATTACTTTTCCACATGCAGGAAATTACTTGATTGAAGTGTCTGAAAAATTCGGTAGCAAGGCGACTCCGAAAAATCAGTACGCCACCATGATCAGTGTCCATGTTGCTCAAGCAAATTCTTAA